Proteins from a genomic interval of Chitinophagaceae bacterium:
- a CDS encoding penicillin-binding protein activator LpoB, translated as MKKMNLLSASFLLAAVFILASCSTSRTVERIDPSETIDLSGRWNDTDSRLVAEEMVNDALNRPWRTRFETRNNREPVIVVGLVRNRSHEHIASETFIRNIERSFINSGLIRLVVGGDARDELREERADQTEFASESSAARWAKELGADYIMQGTINSIVDSYRNRKTVTYQVNLSMTDIETNEIVWLGEKAIKKFIEN; from the coding sequence ATGAAAAAAATGAACTTACTTTCAGCATCTTTCCTTTTAGCAGCGGTATTTATCCTTGCCTCTTGTTCTACATCCAGAACTGTTGAACGTATTGACCCATCAGAAACGATTGACTTAAGTGGTCGTTGGAATGATACAGATAGCAGATTAGTAGCTGAGGAAATGGTTAATGATGCTTTAAACCGTCCCTGGAGAACCAGATTTGAGACCAGAAATAACAGAGAACCTGTAATTGTTGTCGGTTTGGTAAGAAACAGAAGCCATGAGCATATTGCTTCGGAAACTTTTATCAGAAATATTGAGCGTTCATTTATTAATTCCGGATTAATTCGCTTAGTGGTAGGTGGAGATGCGAGAGACGAATTAAGAGAAGAAAGAGCCGATCAGACAGAATTTGCATCGGAGTCCTCAGCAGCCAGATGGGCAAAGGAATTAGGTGCAGATTATATTATGCAAGGAACGATTAACTCTATAGTTGATTCTTACAGAAATAGAAAAACAGTTACTTATCAGGTAAATCTGTCAATGACGGATATCGAGACTAATGAAATCGTTTGGTTAGGAGAAAAAGCGATTAAGAAGTTTATTGAAAATTAA